The following is a genomic window from Geminicoccus roseus DSM 18922.
GCCGCCAGCCAGTCGAGCGGCGCATCCGTCCAGGCCAGCTCGATCCCGGCCCGGGCGCATTCCGCGCGCCGCTTCTGGTCCGGCTCGGGGCCAGCGCCGACCAGGAGGGTCCTGATGCTTTCGCTTTCCAGCCCGATGGCGAGGTCCATTGCATAGCGCCAGACGCCGCCCACCGCGTCCAGCGTGATCATGACCCGTCTCGGCCGCATCAGGAGCCCGACAGACATGGCACGCCCGGGCAGAAAGATGCTGAACGCCCACCACCCGCGAGATCGCGCCGCGTCATGCGATCATCCTCTGCGGAGCAGTTCTCTCCGGCACCCGTCCCGGCGCCTTCAGGCCCAGCTCGGCCTGCACCCAGGCAGCCAGGTCCCGCAGCCCATCCCGCCAGCCGATCCGGGCGCGCCACTGCACTGCCTCGGTCAGCCTGCGCGTGTCGGCCACGAAGTAGAGCTGGTCGCCGGTCCGCCAGGCCTCAGTCGCGTAAGGAACTTCCACCCCGGTCACGGCGGCGATCTCGGCCAGAACCTCATGCAGGCTCACGGCGTTGGCCGGCCCGCCGCCCAGGTTGAACGCCTTGCCGGCGACCTGGTCGATCCGGTCCAGCACGCTTCGATAGGCAGCCACGGCGTCCGAAACATGCAGGATGTCGCGCACCTGCCTGCCGTCGCCATAAAGCGTGATCGGCTCGCCCTTCAGGGCCTTGATCAGGAAGTGGGCGACCCAGCCCTGGTCCTCGGTGCCGAACTGGCGGGGGCCGTAGATGCAGCTCATCCGCAGGACGGCGGTGCGCAGGCCGAAGCTCTTGCCATAGTCCAGGACATACTGGTCGGCTGCGCCCTTGGAACAGCCATAGGGCGTGCAGAAGTCGAGAGGACGGTCCTCACCGACGCCATGAGCACGCAGGGCGGGGTCGACCGGCAGGTGCCGTCCACCCCGTTCCGAGACTGGAATGTCCTGGAGCGCGCCGTAGACCTTGTTGGTGCTGGCGAAGATCACCGGCGTGGCGGGCGCGTGGTTGCGCACCGCCTCCAGGACAGTGAGCGTCCCCTGGGCATTCACGGCAAAATCGTGGACCGGGTCCACCAGGCTGGACGTGACCGCGACCTGGGCTGCCAGATGGAACACCGCCTTGGCGTTTCGGACGACGTCGTTCACCATCGTCGCGTCGCGGATGTCGGCGATGCAGGTGTGCAGGCGGCTGTTGTTGCTGCGTTGCAGCCAGGTGAGGTTCCGTTCCACGCCGGGCCGGGCGAGGCTGTCGAGCACGACCACCTCCTCGCCCTCGACCAGCAGGTCGTGCACCAGGTTGGAGCCGATGAAGCCGGCGCCGCCGATCACCACGATCGGGCTCGCCGGACGGGCGACGCTGGGCGCGGAGATCTGGTCCGGCAGCGATGGCAGCTGGTTCACGGCTCTGTTCTCCAGCAGTCGCCGCAGCAGTTTCGGCCGTCCTTGCGCATCGTTGATGCCCAGGTGGTAGTGACGGGGATCGAAATAGACGCCTTCCTGGACCGGCACTTCGCGAGGGATGTCCTGCCAGCCGTACCAGTAGACCCGGGCAGCCGGTGCGGCGAGAACGTCGCGGAAGCGCTCGACCTGCTGGGCCTCGTCATGGCGCCAGGTCGCATAGCCCGCCTCGGTGATCCAGATCTCCGCATCGGGATTGTAGCGGTCGACCACGGCGCGCATCTCGGCCAGATGGCCATGATAGCCCTGCCAGCTCGCAGCCTCGCTGTCCCAGGTTCCGGGAAAGCCATGAAAGCCGACCGCAGACACCGTCTTGAGCAGGCCGCGCTGGCCCATCAGGTCCAGCCAGTAGGCATCGAACGGCGAGGGACCGCACAGCACCGCCTTCCAGCCACGCTGCTCGATCCAGTAGGCGGCTGCCCCGGCCATCTCGCAGAACAGCAGCCAGTCGTGATCCTCGCGCCAGTCCCAGTCGAGCAGGTTGTTCGGCTCGTTCCAGATCTCGACATGGGTGAAGTGCTCACCGTAGCGGGTCAGCACGTGGTCGATGAAATCCGCATAGTCGCGCAGCCGTTTTGGCGGCCCGGAGGACTGGCCGGTGCGCGACAGGGAGGGCGGCGTGTAGTGCACGCAGGGCAGCAGGTCGAACGCGCGCCCCAGGGTCGGGATCAGCCAGTCGTACCACTCCTGCCCGCCCGGCGCATGGTACTCGGCCCAGGAAAGATGCGTCCTGAGATAGGTGGCACCGGTTGCCCGCATGCCGGCGATCGCCTCGAGGACGCGGTCGTGCTCACCGATCCGAAACCACTCAACGAAACCGAAGCGCGGGGAGGTGCCGGGCGGAAGACCTACCCTCATGCCACCAGCCCACGGGCTTCAAGCTGACGTCGCGCATCCTCGCCTCGATCCTGGGCGTCCTGGGCATGGATCCAGCCGGCCAGCTCATCCAGACAGTCCTCGAGATAGCCGCTGGGGACGAAGCCCAGCAGTTCCCGCGCCTTGGAGATGTCGGCGAAGCAGTGGCGGATGTCGCCGGCGCGGGCCTTGCCGAGGAGCTGCGGTTTCAGCTCCGGCACGCCCATCGCGTCGGCCAGGATCTCGGCCACATGCGCGATCGTGTAGGCACGCCCGCTGCCGACATTGATGACGTGGCCGGCCGCGGTGGTGCTCTCCATCGCCAGCCGGAAGGCGCGCGCGACGTCCCGCACATGGACGAAGTCGCGCTTTTGCTGCCCGTCCTCGAACACCATCGGGGCCTGGCGATGCAGGAGGCGCGCCCCGAAATTGGCAAGCACGCCGGTATAGGGATTGGATAAAGCCTGGCCCGGGCCGAACACGTTGAACAGGCGAAGCGCCACCGTCTCGATGCCGTAGGCTGTCCCGGTGATCAGGCAGCTCCGCTCCTGCGCATACTTGGTAAGGGCGTAGATCGACGCCAGATCTACCTGCTTGGTCTCGTCGGTGGCTAGCGGCGTCAACGGCCGTCCCTCGGCATCCACCGGATCCCAGGTCGTGGACCCTTCCCGCAGCGTGCGGCGCACGGCACCCGCCCGCTCGCCATCAATCGTCTGGTAGAGGCCTTCGCCGTAGACGCTCATCGAGGAGGCCACCACCAGGCGGCGATGCGGCTCGTCGATCATGTTCTCCAGGAGCACGGCGGTCGCGAGGTCGTTGCCGCCGACATAGCGGGCGATCTCATACATGCTCTGGCCAACGCCTACCTCGGCGGCGAGATGGAAGACGCCATCCACGCCGGAGAGAGCCCGGCGGACCAGATCGGCATCACGCACATCGCCTTCCATGAACTCGATGTCGGACGGCAGCAGCGGCTCGGTGTCGCCATGGACCTGGGGCACCAGACTGTCGAGCACCCGGACACGGTGACCTTGCGCGAGGAGATCCTCGCAAAGATACCGACCGATGAAGCCGGCCCCTCCAGTAACGAGATAGGAAGCCGCCATGCGTATCGTCTCCGCTGTTGCCGACGGGAAGGTCCAGTCATTCAACTGCTAGCCGACGGCATTGTTCCTCGGTGGAAGATGACAAAGATGCTGCTGTTGCGGACGCCCGCCGTTGCCTCCACGGAACAAAGAAAGCCGCCGGACGGTTTCTCGACACCGAACCGGCGGCTTCCCGTGGCCGCAGACGAGGATCCGACGCGATCAGTTGCGGTCGAGGTCACCCAGCGCCGGCTTGGTGCCGGGCGACGTCGACGTGGTGCCCGGGTTGTTGCCGGACGAAGCGCCGGTCCAGGCGGTCCCGGTGGAGGAACCGGTGCCGCTGCCGGTGGAAGTTCCGGCGGTGCCCGTCGATGAGCCGGCAGTGCCGGTCGTCGAAGAGGTGCCCGTGCTGGAGGTCGACGCGGAGCGGCCGGTCTCGTCCACCTTCGCCTTGGCCTGATCGGCCTTCTCGTCGATCGTCTGACGCGCCTTGTCGGAAGCCGACCGGGCAGTGTCACGGGCCTTGTCGGCAGCCGAGGTGATCGCATCGGTCACCTTCTCGGTGACGCCGCTCTCGCGCACGGAATCCGATACGTCTTTGTAGGTGTCCGCCGCGACCTTGGAGGCATGCTCGTACTGCTCGGACGCAGTCTCGGCGATGCTGTCCTTGAAGTGGTCGGAGGTCTCGCCGATCAGCTCGTTCTCCATCCGGGTGCGCGGCAGCGATGCGCCGAGCAGCGCTCCAATGGCGAGGCCGATGCCGCCCAGCACCAGAGGCTGCTCCTCGATCATCCGGCTCCAGCGGTCCTGCGCGTAACCGGAGGCACGCGAGGTGGCATAGCGCATGTTGCCTCCCATCTCGGCTGCACGGTGCGCCGCATCGCCCGCTGCATCGCTGAAGGCTTGGCCGGCTTCGCTGGCGCGGCGACGGGCACTTTCATAGGTGCTGGATGCCGCTTCGGACGCCTGTCCATAGGCGCTGGAGACCGCACCGCTGGTCTTGCCATAGGCCGAGGACACGCCGCCGGTCACCCGGTCGGTGGCGCCGCGAACCGCACCCGCCGCTGAGTTGCCCGCGTCCCTCACCGAGTGTGACGCAGCACTTGCCCGGTCGGACATGGACGGGCCGCTGGAGGACGAGGTGGAGGAAGCGGTGCTGCCCGTGGTGTGGACAGTCGTGGTCCCGACCGCCGGACGCGGGGCGACCCCGGTACCATATGCGCCGACCGGCGCCCCCAGAGGACCGCCATTGGGGGTGGCATGCCCGTGCCCGTAAGGGTCGTGGCTGCCGAGTTGACGACGGGCAGCCGGCTGGCCCCCCATCATCAGCCAGCCGATGCCAGCACCCACCAGGAGCAGCGGAAGCGGGTTGTCGCGGACCTGCCGGCCCAGATTGTGGGCGAACTCGTTGCCGCCCGAGTTCTTCATATAGTCGAATGCCTGGTCGACCAGTTGGCCGGGCGACATGCGGTCGCTCAGCGCCCGCAGCGTGTCCTGGACATTGGCGCGGCTGGCCTCGACTTCGCGTTCGATCTCGTCGCTGGTCTTCTCGTGGTGGCTGTTCATCGCACCTGCTCCTTGGCGACAGCCGCGTCACGCTGCAGCTGCTCGACGGTTCGACTCGGCATCAGCTGGGCTGCCTTGAGGTTGCTGATGCCCTTCTGGAGGGCGACGTAGCCGATGATCGCTACGACCACGCCCACGATCAGGAAGCCCCAGTGGGGCGGGATGCCGGCCACGGCGAGCCATGCGACCACGGCGTGCAGCAGGAAGATCAGCGCGGCGAGCAGCACGACGCCGCCGATACCGACCGATGCCGAGGCCGTGCCGACCTGGCTGGCCTTCTCGGACAGCTCGGTCTTGGCGAGCTGCACTTCCTTGCGGAACAGCGTAGTGACGTTCTCGATCAGGTCCGAGAACAGCGCGGGTACGGAACGGTCCTGCATCATCCGTTGGGCCCTCCGACCTTGGTCGAGCTGGTGGCCGGGGCGCCCGGCTTGGTGGCGGGGTTGCCGGCCGACGAGCCGAGCTGGCTGGAAGACGTGGTGCTCGTCGAGGATGCGCTCGACGAACCATGCATCGGATCGGTCGTGCCGGTACGGCCGGTCGGATACTCCATGGGCGTGGAGTGGGTCGAGGCGACCGGCGTCGTGCGGTCGGCCGATCCGCCATAGCTCGACCAGCGGGCATCAGTGCCGTGGCCGCCGCCGTAGCTGCCATAGCCGCGGCGGGAGTCATAGCTGGCGCCCTGGCGTTCCGCCGAACTCTTCAGGAAGCGCGAAAGCGCAAAGCCGGCAGCCACCGTGATCCCGAAGAACACGACCGGCTCGCGGCGAGCATAGTTGGTCACGTCGTCGAGGATCTCGCCGAGGTTCCGGTTGCGCAGCGACCCAGCGAATTCGTCGGCGGCGGAAGCCGCGTCCCGGACATAGCCGGCAAGGAGGGGCGAGGTGTCCTGCAGTTCCTCGGCCGCCTTGTTGGCCGCACGGGCGATGCCGCCGATCTGGTCGGCGCCAGCCGTCTTCTGCTCATCGGCGAAGCCCTCGGCACGCTCACGTGCGACACCGGCCAGCTCTTCGCCCTGCCTCTTCAGGTCGTGTCCCAGGCCCTCTGCTTCCGCCCTGGCGGTATGCCCCAGGTTCGATGCCTCGGCCTTGGCAGTGTCCAACGTGTTCCTGGCCGCATGAGCCGCCTTGTCCCGGTTCTCGTCGGTGGTCGAGCGGGGACCTGCACCAGGAGAATTGGCCGAGGTCGAGGACAGGGTGGGATTCGATCGGTAGTCCGTCGAGCCCGTCGTCATGGCATCACCTCTGTGGTTGCCGCATTCTGGAGGGCTTTCTGATCCGTCCGAGGAGGTCACCGCGCATGATCGGCAGGATGTGAGGGTTCGTTGACGCGACATGGGCCGCTAGAAACCTGGTTCACTCCGAATACCAACCAGCGCAGAAATCTTATGAACGGAACACG
Proteins encoded in this region:
- a CDS encoding NAD-dependent epimerase/dehydratase family protein, whose protein sequence is MRVGLPPGTSPRFGFVEWFRIGEHDRVLEAIAGMRATGATYLRTHLSWAEYHAPGGQEWYDWLIPTLGRAFDLLPCVHYTPPSLSRTGQSSGPPKRLRDYADFIDHVLTRYGEHFTHVEIWNEPNNLLDWDWREDHDWLLFCEMAGAAAYWIEQRGWKAVLCGPSPFDAYWLDLMGQRGLLKTVSAVGFHGFPGTWDSEAASWQGYHGHLAEMRAVVDRYNPDAEIWITEAGYATWRHDEAQQVERFRDVLAAPAARVYWYGWQDIPREVPVQEGVYFDPRHYHLGINDAQGRPKLLRRLLENRAVNQLPSLPDQISAPSVARPASPIVVIGGAGFIGSNLVHDLLVEGEEVVVLDSLARPGVERNLTWLQRSNNSRLHTCIADIRDATMVNDVVRNAKAVFHLAAQVAVTSSLVDPVHDFAVNAQGTLTVLEAVRNHAPATPVIFASTNKVYGALQDIPVSERGGRHLPVDPALRAHGVGEDRPLDFCTPYGCSKGAADQYVLDYGKSFGLRTAVLRMSCIYGPRQFGTEDQGWVAHFLIKALKGEPITLYGDGRQVRDILHVSDAVAAYRSVLDRIDQVAGKAFNLGGGPANAVSLHEVLAEIAAVTGVEVPYATEAWRTGDQLYFVADTRRLTEAVQWRARIGWRDGLRDLAAWVQAELGLKAPGRVPERTAPQRMIA
- a CDS encoding NAD-dependent epimerase/dehydratase family protein → MAASYLVTGGAGFIGRYLCEDLLAQGHRVRVLDSLVPQVHGDTEPLLPSDIEFMEGDVRDADLVRRALSGVDGVFHLAAEVGVGQSMYEIARYVGGNDLATAVLLENMIDEPHRRLVVASSMSVYGEGLYQTIDGERAGAVRRTLREGSTTWDPVDAEGRPLTPLATDETKQVDLASIYALTKYAQERSCLITGTAYGIETVALRLFNVFGPGQALSNPYTGVLANFGARLLHRQAPMVFEDGQQKRDFVHVRDVARAFRLAMESTTAAGHVINVGSGRAYTIAHVAEILADAMGVPELKPQLLGKARAGDIRHCFADISKARELLGFVPSGYLEDCLDELAGWIHAQDAQDRGEDARRQLEARGLVA
- a CDS encoding DUF3618 domain-containing protein gives rise to the protein MNSHHEKTSDEIEREVEASRANVQDTLRALSDRMSPGQLVDQAFDYMKNSGGNEFAHNLGRQVRDNPLPLLLVGAGIGWLMMGGQPAARRQLGSHDPYGHGHATPNGGPLGAPVGAYGTGVAPRPAVGTTTVHTTGSTASSTSSSSGPSMSDRASAASHSVRDAGNSAAGAVRGATDRVTGGVSSAYGKTSGAVSSAYGQASEAASSTYESARRRASEAGQAFSDAAGDAAHRAAEMGGNMRYATSRASGYAQDRWSRMIEEQPLVLGGIGLAIGALLGASLPRTRMENELIGETSDHFKDSIAETASEQYEHASKVAADTYKDVSDSVRESGVTEKVTDAITSAADKARDTARSASDKARQTIDEKADQAKAKVDETGRSASTSSTGTSSTTGTAGSSTGTAGTSTGSGTGSSTGTAWTGASSGNNPGTTSTSPGTKPALGDLDRN
- a CDS encoding phage holin family protein, translated to MMQDRSVPALFSDLIENVTTLFRKEVQLAKTELSEKASQVGTASASVGIGGVVLLAALIFLLHAVVAWLAVAGIPPHWGFLIVGVVVAIIGYVALQKGISNLKAAQLMPSRTVEQLQRDAAVAKEQVR